In Zonotrichia albicollis isolate bZonAlb1 chromosome 11, bZonAlb1.hap1, whole genome shotgun sequence, a single genomic region encodes these proteins:
- the LOC113458792 gene encoding anti-apoptotic protein NR13 yields MPRSLKEETALLLEDYFQHRAGSAALPCSPTAGTLRRAAAELERQERPFFRSCAPLARAEPREAAALLARVAAQLEADGGLNWGRLLALVVFAGTLAAALAERGCSDGPRCLAAHLAAYLAEERGEWLEAHGGWDGFCRFFGRPGSEAAEQSSTIGNAIVAAAAGIGIGMAGLAFLLVR; encoded by the exons ATGCCGCGCTCGCTGAAGGAGGAGACGGCGCTGCTGCTGGAGGATTACTTCCAGCAccgcgccggcagcgccgcgctGCCCTGTAGCCCCACGGCGGGCACGCtgcggcgggcggcggccgaGCTGGAGCGGCAGGAGCGGCCCTTCTTCCGCTCCTGCGCGCCGCTGGCGCGGGCCGAGCCGCGGGAGGCCGCCGCGCTGCTGGCCAGGGTGGCGGCGCAGCTCGAGGCAGACGGCGGCCTGAACTGGGGCCGGCTGCTGGCGCTCGTGGTGTTCGCGGGCACGCTGGCGGCCGCGCTGGCCGAGCGGGGCTGCAGCGACGGGCCGCGCTGCCTGGCCGCTCATCTGGCCGCATACCTGGCCGAGGAGCGCGGCGAGTGGCTGGAGGCGCACGGCGGATGG gatggcttctgtcgGTTCTTTGGCAGGCCGGGCTCGGAGGCAGCCGAGCAGAGCAGCACCATCGGCAATGCCAtcgtggcggcggcggcgggcatCGGCATCGGCATGGCGGGGCTGGCCTTCCTCCTGGTGCGGTAG